One part of the Lachnospiraceae bacterium JLR.KK002 genome encodes these proteins:
- a CDS encoding helix-turn-helix domain-containing protein — MNTNIISKYLQLLRKKHNYTQDELAKRLDISRQAVSKWETGTAIPDLEVLLKISKLYGITINDILEPNIPTKKITDFEQLSEVPENELRDILEQYDMTSLVIASMGASPEINNLLEKLFPDVDYKMERNRIGRVRIDEVERVQQEIVSVINLRALDSELL; from the coding sequence ATGAATACAAATATCATTTCAAAATATTTGCAATTACTGCGAAAAAAACATAACTACACACAAGATGAATTAGCAAAAAGGTTGGATATATCCAGACAGGCTGTTTCAAAATGGGAGACGGGAACAGCTATTCCAGATTTAGAGGTTCTGTTAAAAATATCTAAGCTTTACGGAATTACTATAAATGATATTTTAGAGCCAAATATACCGACTAAAAAGATAACTGATTTTGAGCAATTATCAGAAGTTCCAGAAAACGAATTAAGAGATATACTGGAACAATATGATATGACATCACTTGTGATAGCTTCAATGGGGGCATCTCCAGAAATAAATAATTTGCTGGAAAAATTATTTCCAGATGTAGATTATAAAATGGAAAGAAACCGTATTGGCAGAGTTAGAATTGATGAAGTTGAAAGAGTACAACAGGAAATTGTCTCTGTCATAAATTTACGAGCTTTAGATAGTGAACTTTTATAA
- a CDS encoding DUF3848 domain-containing protein, whose translation MNQNLAEKVQRELADFREDNLSKSTQEIYDAAYQIIIVDWIT comes from the coding sequence CTGAATCAAAACCTGGCTGAAAAAGTACAGCGTGAGCTTGCCGATTTCCGTGAGGACAACCTAAGCAAAAGCACGCAGGAGATTTACGATGCCGCATATCAAATCATCATAGTGGATTGGATAACATAA
- a CDS encoding cysteine-rich KTR domain-containing protein, which translates to MKQEKWLLCPVCGNKTRLKLREDTVLEKFPLFCPKCKQETLINVRQMNMSVIREPDAQTQSR; encoded by the coding sequence ATGAAGCAGGAAAAGTGGCTATTGTGTCCTGTATGTGGAAACAAGACGAGATTGAAATTGCGTGAAGATACAGTACTTGAGAAATTTCCTTTATTTTGCCCAAAATGTAAGCAGGAAACTCTTATAAATGTCCGACAAATGAATATGTCTGTTATCAGAGAGCCAGACGCACAGACGCAGAGCCGATGA
- a CDS encoding DUF6194 family protein translates to MTPDKILNYCLQNLEGTVLVESWGEKGIFYNPDHVLKRGVYILTVKEKDGDNDKGSDLNRENVYRVNLGIRKSTFTELFGTVPKRPPAGGVVDMDYDFTVLNEILPHPVYAWMAWICALNPSEQTFEELKPYIQESYEYAKEKFKKRRK, encoded by the coding sequence ATGACACCAGATAAAATATTGAATTACTGCCTTCAAAATCTTGAGGGAACAGTCTTAGTTGAGAGTTGGGGCGAGAAAGGGATTTTCTATAACCCAGACCATGTACTGAAGCGTGGCGTTTATATATTGACAGTTAAGGAAAAGGATGGCGATAATGACAAAGGCTCTGATTTAAACAGAGAGAACGTCTACCGTGTGAATTTGGGAATACGGAAAAGCACTTTTACGGAATTGTTTGGAACAGTCCCAAAACGTCCACCAGCGGGCGGCGTTGTAGATATGGATTACGACTTTACCGTATTGAATGAGATACTCCCCCATCCCGTCTACGCATGGATGGCGTGGATATGTGCATTGAACCCCTCTGAACAGACATTCGAGGAATTGAAACCATATATCCAAGAATCCTATGAGTATGCAAAGGAGAAATTTAAGAAACGCAGGAAGTAA
- a CDS encoding IS110 family transposase has translation MISVGIDVSKEKSTVCILKPYGEVVSRPFEVCHVEKELSELTSMLLRLNDDIRVVMEATGIYHLPVLSYLKEKGLFVAVINPFEMKEYRCQGLRRVKTDKQDAITISNYGIDHWYRLKDYEAEESVYAELKLLGRQYRHYMRMRVESVLELTHLLDYTMPGIKTLLKGWNETNGKDKLGDFAEEYWHYDNITKKPEEQFIESYLKWAKEKGYHQSQDKAVKIYALAKEGIPTVPSDTPSTKMLVQEAVRVLREVDNTLMTILTQMQALAKSLPEYPVVRAMGGVGNVLAPKLIAEIGDVRRFHSGKALIAHAGIDAPPYQSGQFMGTERKISKRGSSSLRKIGYEVMRCLKTHKEPADAAVYRFILKKEKEGKSKRAAKIAGLNKFLRIYYARVMEVYQK, from the coding sequence ATGATAAGTGTAGGAATTGATGTGTCAAAAGAAAAAAGTACCGTATGTATCTTAAAGCCTTATGGTGAGGTTGTGAGCAGGCCTTTTGAAGTCTGTCATGTGGAGAAAGAACTGTCCGAACTGACTTCCATGCTGCTGCGTCTGAATGATGACATCCGTGTGGTCATGGAAGCTACTGGGATCTACCATCTGCCTGTATTAAGCTATCTGAAAGAAAAAGGGCTGTTTGTGGCAGTGATTAATCCATTTGAGATGAAGGAATACCGCTGTCAGGGGTTAAGACGTGTGAAAACGGATAAGCAGGATGCCATTACAATCTCTAACTATGGGATTGACCATTGGTACAGGCTGAAGGACTATGAGGCAGAAGAAAGCGTCTATGCGGAGCTGAAGCTTTTGGGAAGGCAGTACCGTCACTATATGCGGATGCGTGTGGAGAGCGTGTTGGAACTGACTCATCTTCTGGACTATACGATGCCTGGGATCAAAACGCTGCTGAAAGGCTGGAATGAAACAAATGGGAAAGATAAGCTGGGGGATTTTGCGGAAGAATACTGGCATTATGACAATATCACGAAGAAACCGGAGGAACAGTTTATAGAGAGCTATCTGAAATGGGCAAAAGAGAAGGGATACCATCAGAGCCAGGATAAAGCCGTCAAGATCTATGCACTGGCAAAAGAAGGCATCCCCACAGTACCCTCCGATACCCCATCGACCAAAATGCTGGTACAGGAGGCAGTACGGGTGTTACGAGAAGTCGATAACACTCTGATGACCATTCTAACACAGATGCAGGCATTAGCCAAGAGTCTGCCGGAATATCCGGTTGTCAGGGCAATGGGAGGTGTTGGAAATGTCCTTGCGCCTAAATTGATTGCAGAGATTGGGGATGTGAGAAGATTCCATAGCGGAAAAGCCCTGATAGCCCACGCAGGAATCGACGCGCCGCCCTATCAGTCAGGGCAGTTTATGGGGACAGAGAGGAAAATATCCAAGAGAGGTTCTTCCAGCCTGCGAAAGATTGGATATGAAGTGATGAGATGTCTGAAAACCCATAAAGAGCCAGCAGACGCAGCAGTGTATAGATTTATTTTGAAGAAAGAAAAAGAAGGAAAGTCAAAACGTGCAGCAAAAATAGCGGGATTAAATAAATTCCTTAGGATTTATTATGCACGTGTGATGGAAGTATACCAGAAGTAA
- a CDS encoding sigma-70 family RNA polymerase sigma factor, whose protein sequence is MAYNNGRENRKWLIWKEAEEKILREHGVNETTIEQIRTDDRADFNSNRRFYHWTSDFGEYLEGMADKERHTEVKTVADLLDEIEDETLYRALLAVDRRTLQIILLKMQGYSTKEIAPLVGLTTGAIYARLDHLRKKLRKIL, encoded by the coding sequence ATGGCATACAACAACGGACGGGAGAACAGGAAATGGCTTATCTGGAAAGAAGCCGAGGAAAAAATATTGCGGGAACATGGCGTTAATGAAACCACCATTGAACAAATCCGTACTGATGACAGGGCAGACTTCAATTCCAACAGACGGTTTTACCATTGGACAAGCGACTTTGGCGAATACCTTGAGGGGATGGCAGACAAAGAACGGCATACAGAGGTAAAGACGGTTGCTGATTTACTGGACGAGATTGAGGACGAAACTCTGTATCGGGCATTGCTTGCGGTGGACAGGCGTACCCTGCAAATCATCCTGCTGAAAATGCAGGGTTATTCCACAAAGGAAATTGCCCCGCTTGTTGGATTGACAACAGGGGCTATCTATGCAAGGCTAGACCATCTGCGGAAAAAGCTGCGGAAGATTTTATAA
- a CDS encoding abortive infection system antitoxin AbiGi family protein yields MTAIEDISFMMPEYKEARVGIPMVCFTDIPIKLADEHRKEYGLFGLGMKKEWGIKKGLNPISYMIKGSEIYNAYNHLQWVVVQNALKLDDENMDRPNALELMDAFMNYAGFLKEYSHDMTLNSKPFYDEREWRYLPPFKDTGVKIDGYCNRLMPETVDNEKEKEKLNNHMIQRYTLKFTLDDLETIIVPNQESASLLCYELKDNFRLYENKILIQ; encoded by the coding sequence ATGACAGCCATTGAAGATATATCATTTATGATGCCAGAATATAAAGAAGCGAGAGTTGGGATTCCGATGGTTTGTTTTACGGATATACCAATTAAGTTAGCAGATGAGCATAGAAAAGAATATGGCTTATTTGGACTTGGAATGAAAAAAGAATGGGGTATAAAAAAAGGACTCAATCCAATTAGTTATATGATAAAAGGTTCTGAAATATATAATGCATATAATCACTTACAATGGGTTGTAGTGCAAAATGCATTAAAATTAGATGATGAAAATATGGATAGACCTAATGCGCTTGAATTGATGGACGCTTTTATGAACTATGCTGGATTTCTTAAAGAATACAGTCATGATATGACATTAAATTCTAAACCATTCTATGATGAACGAGAATGGAGATATTTACCACCGTTTAAGGATACTGGCGTTAAAATAGATGGTTATTGTAATCGACTTATGCCAGAAACAGTGGATAATGAGAAAGAAAAAGAAAAATTAAATAATCATATGATACAGAGATATACTCTAAAATTTACGCTTGATGATTTGGAAACTATAATAGTACCAAATCAGGAAAGTGCATCTTTATTGTGTTATGAGTTAAAAGATAATTTCAGATTATATGAAAATAAAATATTGATTCAATAA
- the tnpA gene encoding IS200/IS605 family transposase — MENYRKSAHCTYDIKYHLVWITKYRKPVITGKIAIRTRELIRIICQSNEVEILAGHVGNDHIHLLVSVPPHLSASKLVQYIKGNTSRKLQMEYKELNKQFWGQHLWARGYFVASSGNVTDEIIKEYIKNQDLQERSNSDNFEIG; from the coding sequence ATGGAAAATTACAGAAAGTCAGCACATTGCACATACGATATCAAGTACCATTTAGTCTGGATAACAAAATATCGAAAACCAGTGATAACAGGAAAAATAGCGATAAGAACAAGAGAACTCATCAGAATCATCTGCCAGAGCAATGAAGTAGAAATACTGGCAGGACATGTTGGAAATGACCATATCCATCTGTTGGTATCCGTTCCGCCGCATTTGTCAGCGAGTAAGTTGGTACAGTATATAAAAGGGAATACGTCGCGAAAATTGCAGATGGAATATAAAGAATTAAATAAGCAATTCTGGGGTCAACACTTGTGGGCAAGAGGCTATTTTGTAGCAAGCAGTGGAAATGTAACAGATGAAATCATCAAGGAGTATATCAAGAATCAAGATCTGCAAGAGAGGAGCAATTCTGATAACTTTGAGATAGGATAA
- a CDS encoding MFS transporter, giving the protein MTEKLFTKNFALLILGQLTSLFGNFILKLALSMYVLEATGSAAIFAGILSAATIPTILLSPLGGILADRADRRNIMVALDALTGVSVLCAALFLSENNAIAVISTLLIILSILGAFETPTVQACIPTMLQGDNIMKGNAVVNQVASLSYLIAPMLGGVLYAMLGLEPVMYASVVCFFITALFECFIKLSYQRIQSQGGVLQIVKQDFLSSMQYISKEQTSISKMLLLTAFSRFFVMGITIVGLPFLVRTVLGLNAKYYGAAESALAVATILGSIAAGVLAEKLKIHKLSVLLASMGIFIIPAGIVFILPVNAIIKYGVTVVSFCGMQAVISIFSIFAVSLIQQRTPNHLIGKVMAYTSTVTLCVQPIGQIVYGFLFDKFYSAIYFVLIPTGIIVCIVGLSAMNFFKNMEREQQEVSA; this is encoded by the coding sequence ATGACGGAAAAATTATTTACGAAAAATTTTGCGCTCCTTATTTTGGGGCAGCTAACCTCATTATTTGGAAATTTTATATTGAAACTGGCATTGTCCATGTATGTATTGGAAGCGACTGGTTCGGCAGCCATATTTGCAGGGATATTGTCTGCTGCGACAATCCCGACCATTCTTTTGTCACCGCTTGGCGGCATCCTGGCGGACAGGGCAGACAGACGGAATATTATGGTGGCGTTAGACGCATTGACTGGCGTATCCGTTTTATGTGCGGCGCTATTCCTGTCGGAAAACAATGCCATTGCTGTAATCAGTACGTTGCTTATTATTCTTTCTATTTTGGGTGCGTTTGAAACGCCTACTGTTCAAGCGTGTATTCCTACCATGTTACAAGGGGACAATATTATGAAAGGAAATGCCGTTGTAAATCAAGTGGCGTCTTTATCCTATTTGATTGCCCCTATGTTGGGCGGCGTATTGTATGCCATGCTTGGGCTAGAACCCGTAATGTATGCAAGCGTTGTCTGTTTTTTTATTACTGCTCTGTTTGAATGTTTTATAAAATTGAGTTATCAGCGTATTCAAAGTCAAGGCGGTGTGCTTCAGATTGTTAAGCAGGATTTTTTATCAAGTATGCAGTATATTTCAAAAGAACAGACCAGCATATCAAAAATGCTGCTCTTAACGGCATTTTCAAGGTTTTTTGTGATGGGCATTACCATAGTCGGGCTTCCCTTTCTTGTGCGGACTGTCCTCGGATTGAATGCAAAATATTATGGGGCAGCGGAAAGTGCGTTGGCAGTCGCTACAATCTTAGGGAGCATTGCCGCAGGAGTTTTGGCAGAGAAATTGAAAATACATAAATTATCTGTCCTGCTTGCTTCTATGGGTATTTTCATTATCCCTGCCGGCATTGTTTTCATTTTGCCAGTGAATGCCATTATAAAGTATGGAGTTACGGTTGTATCATTTTGCGGTATGCAGGCTGTTATCAGTATATTTTCTATTTTCGCTGTTTCCCTCATACAGCAGAGGACGCCAAATCATTTAATAGGAAAAGTGATGGCTTATACATCAACGGTTACTTTGTGCGTCCAGCCCATAGGACAAATCGTGTACGGCTTTTTGTTTGACAAATTTTACAGTGCCATATATTTTGTCTTAATCCCGACTGGCATCATAGTTTGCATTGTAGGATTATCTGCAATGAACTTCTTTAAGAATATGGAAAGGGAACAGCAGGAGGTGTCAGCATGA
- a CDS encoding DUF4368 domain-containing protein produces MKRQQEEFTALYCRLSQDDGREGESNSIVNQKEYLMKYAKEHGFPNPKFYVDDGYTGTNFDRPSFKEMSADIEKGLVKTVIVKDLSRFGRNYIEVGSYSEIIYPEAGVRFIAIMDNVDTGSLESNEFAAFTNLFNEWYPKSTSKKVKEVKKAKGLAGEHLGPPPYGYLRNPDDKTRWLVDEEAAAVVRRIFSLCMQGKGISAIADILWEDKILTPSAYKASKGLEAAIVSGNPYNWESTTVALILENVAYIGVTENFKSTRLGFKSKKRIPTAKEMRTYIENAHTPIIDRELWDKVQMIRVNKRRPTKNGATSIFTGLLECADCGTKLSLRSSKSYLYFRCSKYKGNSRSGACTQHYVREDALYQLVLKQLQHFLSYLQQFERVFIRQQIDTTLAERRYELSAKQKQIEKDEKRMEELDRLFRKIYEDNVNGKLNDERFYKLSDGYEAEQEQLKQEIEALKAEVSEADTEATNVSKLIAVTKKYTRIDELTPEILNTFVDKIIVHECEKKDGKRTQDIDIYYSYVGIVDIPTDEEMREMEREYGKRTKRQTA; encoded by the coding sequence ATGAAAAGACAGCAGGAAGAATTCACGGCATTATATTGTAGATTAAGCCAAGATGATGGGCGGGAAGGTGAAAGCAACAGCATCGTAAACCAGAAAGAATATCTGATGAAATACGCAAAAGAACACGGTTTCCCTAACCCGAAATTCTATGTGGACGACGGCTATACGGGTACAAATTTTGACCGCCCAAGCTTTAAGGAAATGTCGGCGGACATTGAAAAAGGGCTTGTAAAGACCGTCATTGTCAAAGACTTATCACGCTTCGGCAGGAATTATATCGAGGTTGGCTCTTACTCCGAAATCATCTACCCCGAAGCGGGCGTGAGGTTCATCGCCATCATGGACAACGTGGACACGGGCAGCCTTGAGAGCAACGAATTTGCCGCATTTACCAACCTATTCAACGAATGGTATCCAAAAAGCACGAGCAAAAAGGTGAAGGAAGTCAAGAAAGCGAAAGGGCTTGCAGGAGAACATCTGGGACCGCCGCCATACGGATATTTACGGAATCCAGATGACAAAACCCGTTGGCTTGTGGATGAGGAAGCTGCGGCAGTTGTCCGCAGGATATTTTCACTCTGTATGCAGGGAAAGGGAATATCTGCTATTGCTGATATACTTTGGGAAGATAAAATATTAACCCCATCCGCATATAAGGCTTCAAAAGGATTAGAAGCGGCAATCGTGTCAGGAAACCCATATAATTGGGAATCTACCACAGTAGCATTAATTCTTGAAAACGTGGCATATATCGGTGTTACAGAAAATTTTAAATCTACCCGCTTAGGCTTTAAGAGCAAAAAGCGTATTCCTACCGCAAAAGAAATGCGGACGTATATCGAAAATGCCCACACCCCTATTATTGACAGGGAACTATGGGACAAAGTGCAGATGATACGGGTAAATAAACGCAGACCGACAAAAAACGGTGCGACAAGCATTTTCACAGGATTACTGGAATGTGCTGACTGCGGTACAAAGCTAAGCCTGCGCTCCTCAAAGAGCTATCTGTATTTCCGCTGTTCCAAATATAAAGGAAACAGCAGGAGCGGCGCATGCACACAGCATTATGTCAGAGAAGATGCCCTATACCAGTTGGTATTAAAACAACTTCAGCATTTCCTGTCCTATTTACAGCAGTTTGAAAGGGTATTTATCCGACAACAGATTGACACTACCCTTGCGGAACGCCGATACGAATTATCCGCAAAGCAGAAACAGATTGAAAAGGACGAAAAGCGCATGGAAGAGCTTGACCGCCTGTTCCGTAAAATCTATGAGGATAATGTCAATGGAAAGTTGAATGACGAACGCTTTTACAAGCTGTCAGATGGATATGAAGCCGAGCAGGAACAGCTAAAACAGGAAATCGAAGCCTTGAAAGCCGAAGTCAGTGAAGCCGACACAGAAGCAACCAATGTTTCCAAGCTGATAGCCGTTACCAAAAAATATACCCGTATTGACGAGCTAACGCCCGAAATTTTAAATACTTTTGTGGATAAAATCATAGTCCACGAATGCGAGAAAAAAGACGGGAAACGGACACAGGATATTGACATCTACTATTCCTATGTCGGGATTGTAGATATTCCAACGGATGAAGAAATGCGGGAAATGGAACGTGAATACGGAAAACGTACCAAACGTCAAACCGCCTAA
- a CDS encoding type II toxin-antitoxin system antitoxin SocA domain-containing protein, whose translation MSYNVLDVCRHVINYSNENDYGISNLKLQKVLYFIQAYFLTNKKDHTLCFDEKIEAWDFGPVVPEAYHEYKQYGSGDIPTVKSYIVLVEDDIWNSKRVCFHDDIILDEDKSLIDKVIDKFSEYSATDLVSLTHKQSPWIDAYVPYQNNEITIEAIREYFNG comes from the coding sequence ATGAGCTACAACGTATTAGATGTTTGCCGTCATGTGATAAATTATAGTAATGAGAACGATTATGGCATTTCCAATCTTAAACTCCAGAAAGTGCTTTATTTCATACAAGCTTATTTTTTGACGAATAAAAAAGACCACACTCTTTGTTTTGATGAAAAAATTGAGGCATGGGATTTTGGCCCTGTTGTGCCAGAAGCATATCATGAGTATAAGCAATATGGAAGTGGAGATATTCCCACTGTCAAATCTTATATTGTATTAGTCGAGGATGATATTTGGAATTCTAAGAGAGTTTGTTTTCATGATGACATTATTTTAGATGAAGACAAGTCACTCATAGATAAGGTTATAGATAAGTTTTCAGAATATTCTGCTACTGACCTTGTATCATTAACGCATAAACAGTCACCATGGATTGATGCTTATGTTCCATATCAAAACAATGAGATTACAATTGAGGCAATAAGGGAGTATTTTAATGGCTGA
- a CDS encoding relaxase/mobilization nuclease domain-containing protein, translated as MAVTSLWHVKGSIKDVIDYIENPEKTVQNQDMQDFFDVFSYVENTSKTNEGEYVSAVNCLKETALQQMILTKKQYQKTGGYIAWHGYQSFKPDEVTPEQCHEIGLKLAREMWGDKYQIIVATHLDKGHLHNHFCFNSVSYLDGSKYNYSKSEQKRLREVSDRLCREYSLSVIENPKKAPSRPLYLDEKSGKPTRYNVYREDLREAINGSRDLQHMIKYLTDKGYEVDFSGGHWKMKLPQYKHFTRLDTLDERLTPDFIRSCLGGTSRYGNYKARISYSPHMPEQYKNAWKPHQKTMGILALYYYWCYQLGIFPKGTDYKPTSPMMKEELRKLDEITAQVRYMSKHNISTLSDLHADREKNQTEMNKLIDYRQHLRNKVRRATPAEKEKIREEKQGVTEQITELRKRLKYADGIERRSAHIDDCLNQIHDTIENQRSNRQKQPVKTDRRREESLR; from the coding sequence ATGGCGGTAACGAGCCTATGGCATGTCAAAGGGAGCATAAAAGATGTGATTGACTATATAGAAAACCCAGAAAAGACCGTGCAGAATCAAGATATGCAGGACTTCTTTGACGTGTTTTCCTATGTGGAGAATACGTCAAAAACAAATGAAGGCGAGTATGTTTCCGCTGTCAACTGTCTGAAAGAAACCGCCTTACAGCAGATGATTTTGACGAAGAAACAGTACCAAAAGACAGGCGGGTATATCGCATGGCACGGCTACCAGAGCTTCAAGCCAGACGAGGTAACGCCCGAACAATGCCACGAAATCGGATTGAAACTGGCAAGGGAAATGTGGGGTGATAAATACCAGATAATCGTTGCCACCCACCTTGACAAAGGACATCTCCACAACCATTTCTGCTTTAACTCCGTTTCTTATCTGGATGGGAGCAAATACAATTACTCAAAATCGGAGCAGAAACGGTTGCGGGAAGTGTCCGACCGCTTATGCCGAGAGTACAGTTTGTCGGTAATTGAAAACCCGAAGAAAGCACCGTCAAGACCGCTGTATCTGGACGAAAAAAGCGGAAAGCCGACACGGTACAACGTCTATCGGGAGGATTTAAGGGAGGCAATCAACGGGAGCAGGGATTTACAGCACATGATAAAATACCTTACCGATAAAGGATATGAGGTTGATTTTTCGGGCGGTCATTGGAAGATGAAGCTGCCACAGTACAAGCACTTCACAAGGTTAGACACGCTTGACGAGCGGCTGACACCCGATTTCATACGGTCATGTTTAGGCGGGACTTCCCGATATGGGAACTACAAAGCAAGAATTTCCTACTCCCCGCATATGCCAGAGCAGTACAAAAACGCATGGAAACCGCATCAGAAAACCATGGGAATTTTAGCGTTGTATTACTACTGGTGCTATCAGTTAGGGATATTCCCCAAAGGCACGGACTACAAGCCGACAAGCCCGATGATGAAAGAGGAGCTGCGGAAACTGGACGAGATTACCGCACAGGTAAGGTATATGTCAAAGCATAACATCTCAACCCTCTCCGACTTACACGCCGACAGAGAGAAAAACCAGACCGAAATGAATAAACTGATTGACTACCGACAGCATTTGCGGAACAAGGTACGCCGTGCCACACCAGCCGAAAAAGAAAAAATTCGGGAAGAAAAGCAGGGCGTAACGGAGCAGATAACGGAGCTTAGGAAACGTCTGAAATATGCAGACGGGATTGAAAGACGCTCCGCACACATTGATGACTGCTTAAACCAAATCCATGATACGATTGAAAATCAGAGGTCGAATCGGCAGAAACAGCCAGTAAAAACAGACCGCAGGAGGGAGGAATCATTGCGATGA